The Persephonella sp. KM09-Lau-8 nucleotide sequence ATTTTAGGGCTTACAGAGTCAAGAATTTCACAGATACATACAAAAACAATGATGAAAATTAAAAATATGATTAGAAAATACATAGATAAGGACTAAATGGAGAAAAATGTTTATATACATTACTTGATAGGCGAACTGGAAAGTTATGTTATAGATAACAGAAATAAGATAGAGAAGCTGATAAACAATCAGAAAAAAATAAGTGTGCAGGATAGTGTTTTTATCTTTGATAAATTTTCAAACAGCCTCAGCAAAACAAAAGACCTTATTCAGCTTTCCCGTGAAATAAGTGATAGAGATACCCTCCGAACAATATCAATAATTTCCTCAGAAACTGTGGCTTGGGTTATGTTCACTTTACCTGCCATAGAATCCTCAATGCCTGTTTTTCTGGAAAACTTAATAGTTTACGACCGCCATATAATTGATGTCCTTGGGAGCTACTACTTGAGTTTGATGAGTTTATTGAAACCCCTGAAAAACTAAAAGCCGTAAACCCTGAAGTGTTTAATATGATAAATGAGATATCAATGACTTTTGGTCATTTATCAAGAATGATTGAGAAAGGGGCAGTAGAAAATTAACGCCCCTTACAAGAGATAATCCACCGTCTACTATAATAGTCTGGCCTTGTATCCATTTTGCATCAGGTGTACAGAGAAATCCAACAACCCCTGCAATATCCTCAGGCATTCCCATTCTTCCAAGGGGTGTCAGTTTTATTGTTCCTTCTTTTACCTCTTCATAGTTAGGGAACAGCTGGATAGCCTCTGTATCTATTGGTCCACCGGAAACTGTGTTTACATTTATTCCTTTAGGTCCAAACTCAACAGCTGCATATCTAACTAAGGCTTCCAGTGCTGATTTTGCTGCACCATGTATTGCATAGTTTGGCATATAATCTCTGGTTCCTGTGGAAGAGATAGCTATAATTTTTCCTTCCCTTCCCTCCATAAGAGGAACAGCCCTCTGTGTGCTCCATATAAAACCCATAACTGTTATATCAAAAATCCTTCTTGTTCCTTTTTCTTTAAGTCTTAAAAATGGTGCAAATCCTCCTACAACCTCTCTTCCAGAGGCAACTGCATTGCTGACAAAGATATCCAGATATCCGAATTTTTCTTTTATCTCATCAAAAACCCTGTCTATATCCTCTTTTTTTCCAAAATCTCCCTGAATCGCGTATCCCTTTACACCTTTACTTTCTATTTCTTTTACAACCTCATCAGCTTTTTCTTTGTTTTTGTAGTAGTTAATTATTACATCTGCTCCCATTTCAGCCAGTTTAAGGGCGATAGCTCTACCTATTCCTCTGCTTCCCC carries:
- a CDS encoding SDR family oxidoreductase, with the protein product MACRELEGKLAFITGGSRGIGRAIALKLAEMGADVIINYYKNKEKADEVVKEIESKGVKGYAIQGDFGKKEDIDRVFDEIKEKFGYLDIFVSNAVASGREVVGGFAPFLRLKEKGTRRIFDITVMGFIWSTQRAVPLMEGREGKIIAISSTGTRDYMPNYAIHGAAKSALEALVRYAAVEFGPKGINVNTVSGGPIDTEAIQLFPNYEEVKEGTIKLTPLGRMGMPEDIAGVVGFLCTPDAKWIQGQTIIVDGGLSLVRGVNFLLPLSQSFLINDQKSLISHLSY